The following are encoded together in the Plasmodium knowlesi strain H genome assembly, chromosome: 8 genome:
- a CDS encoding enolase, putative has translation MAHVITRISAREILDSRGNPTVEVDLETNVGIFRAAVPSGASTGIYEALELRDNDKSRYLGKGVQKAINNINEHIAPKLIGMDCREQKKIDNLMVEELDGSKNEWGWSKSKLGANAILAISMAVCRAGAAANKVSLYKYLAQLAGKKNDQMVLPVPCLNVINGGSHAGNKLAFQEFMIVPVGAPNFKEALRYGAEVYHTLKSEIKKKYGIDATNVGDEGGFAPNILNANEALDLLVSAIKSAGYEGKVKIAMDVAASEFYQADSKTYDLDFKTPNNDKSMVKSGAELVNLYIDMVKKYPIISIEDPFDQDDWENYAKLTESIGKDVQIVGDDLLVTNPTRISKALEKKACNALLLKVNQIGSITEAIEACLLSQKNDWGVMVSHRSGETEDVFIADLVVALRTGQIKTGAPCRSERNAKYNQLLRIEESLGSNALFAGEKFRHQLN, from the coding sequence ATTCCCGAGGAAACCCAACCGTCGAAGTGGACCTCGAAACGAATGTCGGTATCTTTCGTGCCGCAGTTCCATCAGGAGCATCCACAGGAATTTACGAAGCATTGGAATTGAGAGACAATGACAAGAGCAGGTACCTAGGAAAAGGTGTACAGAAGGCCATCAACAATATTAATGAGCACATAGCCCCCAAGTTGATTGGTATGGATTGCAGAGAGCAGAAGAAAATTGACAACTTGATGGTGGAAGAATTAGATGGAAGCAAAAACGAATGGGGATGGTCCAAAAGTAAATTAGGAGCAAATGCTATTTTAGCAATTTCCATGGCTGTATGTAGGGCTGGAGCCGCGGCCAATAAGGTATCCCTGTATAAATACCTAGCACAATTAgcaggaaagaaaaatgaccAGATGGTTTTACCTGTGCCGTGTTTGAATGTAATAAATGGAGGATCCCATGCTGGTAACAAATTGGCCTTCCAGGAATTTATGATAGTACCAGTCGGTGCTCCAAATTTTAAAGAGGCATTAAGATACGGAGCAGAAGTGTATCATACGCTCAAATCAGAGATTAAGAAGAAGTATGGTATTGATGCAACAAATGTAGGAGACGAAGGAGGATTTGCTCCAAACATATTAAATGCGAATGAAGCTTTGGATCTTTTAGTGAGCGCCATTAAATCTGCTGGTTATGAAGGAAAGGTAAAAATCGCCATGGATGTTGCGGCATCGGAATTTTACCAAGCTGATAGTAAGACTTACGACTTAGACTTTAAAACGCCAAATAATGATAAGTCTATGGTGAAAAGTGGAGCTGAGTTGGTTAACCTTTATATCGATATGGTGAAGAAGTATCCAATTATTTCGATAGAGGATCCATTTGATCAAGACGATTGGGAAAATTATGCCAAACTGACAGAGTCTATTGGAAAGGATGTACAAATTGTGGGAGATGACTTACTTGTTACTAACCCTACAAGGATTAGCAAAGCTTTGGAGAAGAAAGCCTGCAATGCCCTACTGTTGAAGGTGAATCAAATAGGTTCCATTACGGAAGCTATTGAGGCTTGCTTATTATCACAGAAGAATGACTGGGGTGTTATGGTTTCCCACAGATCTGGAGAGACAGAAGACGTTTTCATTGCCGACTTGGTGGTTGCTCTCCGAACTGGACAAATCAAGACTGGTGCTCCATGCAGAAGTGAGAGGAATGCAAAGTATAACCAGTTGTTAAGGATTGAAGAATCCCTTGGAAGCAATGCCCTTTTCGCTGGAGAGAAGTTTAGGCACCAATTAAATTGA